A genomic window from Natrinema sp. HArc-T2 includes:
- the dph2 gene encoding diphthamide biosynthesis enzyme Dph2, translating into MSQESEYSEGDLRNTGMSLKHDREWDYELEQIVEEIEERDANKVGLQFPEGLKRRGPAVADDLRELTDDDVTFMLSGQPCYGACDLDTYLMKRTDVFVHFGHSPMKNTDKVIYVPLFSNVEVKPIMEEALETLEPPEETEGVGLVTTAQHMNRYEEMTEFLEERGYEVHSRRGDDRLTHEGQVLGCNYASADVPADQVLYVGGGKFHPLGLAMEHPDKHVVIADPVNNVVTVADTEKFMKQRYGAIHRAMDAEKWGVIFCTKIGQGRWEQAQEILDDNDDAYLITMDEVTPDRLRNFDMDAFVNTGCPRITTDDGPQFHKPMLTPGEYRIAVGDEPLDSLSFDTFHGTW; encoded by the coding sequence ATGAGTCAGGAGTCGGAGTACAGCGAGGGCGACCTCCGAAACACCGGGATGAGTCTCAAACACGACCGTGAGTGGGACTACGAACTCGAGCAGATCGTCGAGGAGATCGAGGAACGAGACGCAAACAAAGTCGGGCTCCAGTTTCCTGAAGGACTGAAGCGACGCGGTCCAGCCGTCGCCGACGACCTCAGAGAACTGACCGACGACGACGTGACGTTCATGCTGTCGGGCCAGCCCTGTTATGGGGCCTGTGACCTAGACACCTATCTGATGAAACGCACCGACGTGTTCGTTCACTTCGGCCACTCGCCGATGAAGAACACGGACAAGGTCATCTACGTGCCGCTGTTCTCGAACGTCGAAGTCAAACCGATCATGGAGGAAGCGCTCGAGACCCTCGAGCCGCCCGAAGAGACCGAGGGCGTCGGCCTCGTCACGACGGCCCAGCACATGAATCGCTACGAGGAGATGACGGAGTTCTTAGAGGAGCGTGGCTACGAGGTCCACAGCCGTCGCGGCGACGACCGGCTGACCCACGAGGGGCAGGTACTCGGCTGCAATTATGCGAGTGCAGACGTGCCCGCCGATCAGGTGCTCTACGTCGGCGGTGGCAAGTTCCACCCGCTCGGGTTGGCGATGGAACATCCCGACAAGCACGTGGTCATCGCGGATCCGGTCAATAACGTCGTCACCGTCGCCGATACGGAGAAGTTCATGAAACAGCGCTACGGCGCGATCCATCGCGCGATGGACGCCGAGAAGTGGGGCGTCATCTTCTGTACCAAGATCGGACAGGGTCGCTGGGAGCAGGCTCAGGAGATCTTGGACGACAACGACGACGCGTACCTCATCACGATGGACGAAGTGACGCCGGATCGCCTGCGCAACTTCGACATGGACGCGTTCGTCAACACCGGCTGTCCACGGATCACGACCGACGACGGCCCGCAGTTCCACAAGCCGATGCTCACCCCCGGCGAGTACCGGATCGCCGTCGGTGACGAGCCGCTTGATAGCCTCTCGTTCGATACCTTCCACGGCACCTGGTAA
- a CDS encoding MBL fold metallo-hydrolase gives MIESDWDDWLVRDVEDATPEGVAIWYLGCNGFVLKGTDGTTIYIDPYLGLGDPPRTVRMIPVPFNPGDVAEADAVLATHEHTDHVHGPSQAPILANTDATFYAPDDSVAKARDEEAWTDEWDVTDDQLTEVAEGDSLEIGEFTVHVEPANDPDATHPVSYVFEHDAGTFFHGGDTKPTDEFERIGNEYDIDLAVFAFGTVGQIPDKQTREPKRTRWYNDENQAVECASALECDRLLPSHWDMWKGLTADPTALHHHTASFEYPQRLELVEIGDRVDL, from the coding sequence ATGATCGAAAGCGACTGGGACGATTGGCTCGTCCGCGACGTCGAAGACGCGACGCCGGAGGGTGTCGCGATCTGGTATCTCGGCTGTAACGGCTTCGTCCTGAAGGGGACCGACGGAACGACGATCTACATCGATCCGTATCTCGGACTGGGCGATCCACCGCGGACGGTCCGGATGATTCCCGTGCCGTTCAACCCGGGCGACGTTGCCGAGGCCGACGCCGTCCTCGCGACCCACGAACACACCGACCACGTCCACGGGCCGAGTCAGGCCCCGATTCTCGCGAACACGGATGCGACCTTCTATGCACCCGACGACAGCGTTGCGAAAGCCCGCGACGAGGAGGCGTGGACCGACGAGTGGGACGTCACCGACGACCAGCTGACCGAAGTCGCCGAAGGAGACTCCCTCGAGATCGGCGAGTTCACCGTCCACGTCGAGCCCGCCAACGATCCCGACGCGACCCATCCCGTCAGCTACGTGTTCGAACACGACGCCGGCACCTTCTTCCACGGCGGCGATACGAAACCGACCGACGAGTTCGAACGGATCGGCAACGAGTACGATATCGATCTCGCGGTGTTTGCTTTCGGCACCGTCGGACAGATTCCCGACAAACAGACCCGCGAGCCCAAGCGAACCCGCTGGTACAACGACGAGAATCAAGCCGTCGAGTGTGCCAGCGCCCTCGAGTGTGACCGACTCTTGCCGAGTCACTGGGACATGTGGAAAGGTCTGACCGCCGATCCGACGGCACTGCACCACCACACGGCCAGTTTCGAGTATCCACAACGGCTCGAGCTCGTCGAGATCGGCGACCGCGTCGATTTGTAA